One window from the genome of Cryptomeria japonica chromosome 6, Sugi_1.0, whole genome shotgun sequence encodes:
- the LOC131876546 gene encoding uncharacterized protein LOC131876546, with amino-acid sequence MASICRNSLHVISVILLQLATCLSFQHAAETTFQLTKSSIQPPFGNSLLLKVNGTGVQIYRCEKSSNGAGMMNYTHVGATAKLYSPYDNEKNVSVGYHYYLPHPLAQGAQPTFSFSMVEGDPVSAIPESTVTVNPIGTEKGKSEDDIDDLLLKGISHSGYGHASEVSYVQRRHSKGGVPPPYCEEDAKEIQVPYTAQYLFWSQDRSHDTAAIPSEISGYSKNSIPILGYYGEGYQHYRFNGSSWINFNVSALLYTSPGQQVVGRHYFLSQADDKGGQLAWEFSMPSGLGKVRVTFKLVSTVIVDQDSIPWTKLEATSYAADPPYM; translated from the exons ATGGCTTCAATATGCAGGAACTCTTTGCATGTAATCTCAGTTATCCTATTGCAATTGGCAACGTGCCTTTCATTTCAACATGCCGCTGAAACGACATTTCAGCTTACAAAAAGTTCAATTCAGCCTCCGTTTGGAAACTC ACTGTTACTGAAAGTGAATGGAACTGGAGTCCAGATTTACCGATGTGAGAAGAGCTCAAATGGGGCCGGGATGATGAACTATACCCATGTTGGAGCAACTGCAAAACTTTACTCTCCTTatgataatgagaaaaatgtatcagtGGGCTACCATTACTACCTTCCTCATCCCCTAGCCCAAGGAGCTCAGCCCACTTTTTCATTCAGCATGGTGGAAGGAGACCCTGTGTCTGCCATACCCGAGTCAACAGTTACAG TTAACCCAATCGGTACAGAGAAGGGCAAGAGTGAGGATGACATTGATGATTTGCTGCTGAAGGGAATTAGTCATAGTGGGTATGGGCATGCAAGTGAGGTATCATATGTCCAACGCAGGCATTCCAAGGGTGGAGTTCCCCCACCATATTGTGAAGAAGATGCAAAAGAAATCCAAGTCCCATACACTGCACAGTACTTATTCTGGTCTCAGGATAGATCCCATGATACAGCAGCCATTCCTTCTGAAATAAGTGGTTATTCAAAGAATTCAATCCCTATTTTGGGGTATTATGGAGAAGGATATCAACACTACAGATTCAACGGTTCTTCCTGGATCAATTTCAATGTATCAGCTTTGCTGTATACTTCACCGGGACAGCAAGTAGTGGGAAGACATTATTTTCTTTCACAAGCTGATGACAAGGGAGGACAGCTTGCATGGGAATTCTCAATGCCTTCTGGTCTTGGGAAAGTTAGAGTGACTTTCAAGTTAGTGAGTACAGTTATAGTAGATCAAGATAGTATCCCTTGGACCAAACTTGAGGCCACTAGTTATGCTGCTGATCCTCCTTACATGTAA